One part of the Candidatus Tumulicola sp. genome encodes these proteins:
- a CDS encoding prephenate dehydrogenase/arogenate dehydrogenase family protein, whose amino-acid sequence MNRQSIAIIGTGLIGASLGLALRRKSSAIVGWDRKRANAREAKRRGAITRIAASLEDAVRDAAVVVLAAPLPEILKMLPRVLRMARSSALVIDVGGLKVPVVREAERALRRQSRTKVRHTTARARNAYFVAGHPLAGNERSGPGAARADLFQGMPFALYAPAQPERASARRAAERFVRRLGAKPVWVPPAEHDRIVSVTSALPQLASTALALAWRDAGGPAAGKLAGPGLRGATRLADSPFLVWKASLLGNRGNVRRALLALKRRVDMLAKALNGRHERQLAQLFAAGAGARRRILQPARRKTAATHRY is encoded by the coding sequence GTGAACCGGCAAAGCATTGCCATCATCGGCACCGGACTGATCGGGGCTTCTCTCGGCCTTGCGTTGCGCCGAAAATCAAGCGCTATCGTCGGATGGGACCGGAAACGTGCAAACGCACGCGAGGCAAAACGGCGAGGAGCGATCACACGCATCGCCGCCAGTCTTGAAGACGCAGTGCGCGATGCTGCCGTAGTCGTGCTCGCCGCGCCCCTTCCCGAAATCCTGAAAATGCTGCCGCGCGTTCTCAGGATGGCGCGCTCCAGCGCGCTGGTCATCGACGTCGGCGGGCTCAAAGTGCCGGTCGTGCGCGAAGCGGAGCGAGCGCTGCGCCGACAAAGCCGGACTAAAGTCCGGCATACCACAGCTCGCGCGCGCAACGCATACTTCGTCGCCGGCCACCCCCTCGCAGGCAACGAGCGCAGCGGTCCGGGCGCGGCGCGTGCCGATCTTTTTCAAGGCATGCCTTTTGCGTTGTACGCTCCAGCTCAGCCGGAGCGCGCAAGCGCACGAAGGGCAGCCGAGCGCTTTGTGCGCCGTCTCGGCGCCAAGCCCGTGTGGGTTCCGCCGGCGGAGCACGATCGCATCGTATCCGTCACCAGCGCCCTGCCTCAGCTCGCCTCGACCGCTCTTGCGCTCGCATGGCGCGATGCCGGCGGACCGGCGGCGGGAAAACTCGCCGGGCCGGGCCTCCGAGGCGCAACGCGGCTCGCCGATTCGCCGTTCTTAGTATGGAAGGCCAGTCTCCTCGGCAACCGCGGAAACGTGCGGAGGGCATTGCTGGCGCTGAAGCGCCGGGTGGATATGCTCGCCAAGGCTCTGAACGGCAGGCACGAGCGCCAACTCGCCCAACTTTTTGCGGCTGGAGCCGGTGCAAGACGGCGGATTCTGCAACCTGCCCGGAGAAAAACGGCCGCCACCCATCGCTATTAA
- a CDS encoding biopolymer transporter ExbD has protein sequence MSTINITPFCDVLLVLLIIFMILTSLLKPPPVPLVNNKLKVTNSPIVVIIGHDPKDNKDTIQVGADYIQPADIYQKFKDYFIQFNQTQTDIIIKAAPTAHYGTVLTVMDAAKNAGFNQFGLANRFPGQAGSSDTSGSSP, from the coding sequence ATGTCGACCATCAACATCACGCCGTTCTGCGACGTGCTGCTGGTCCTGCTCATCATTTTCATGATCTTGACGTCCCTGTTGAAACCGCCGCCGGTGCCGTTGGTCAATAACAAGCTCAAGGTCACCAACTCGCCGATCGTCGTGATCATCGGCCACGATCCGAAGGACAACAAGGACACGATCCAAGTGGGCGCCGACTACATCCAACCGGCGGACATATACCAAAAATTCAAGGACTACTTCATCCAGTTCAACCAGACGCAGACCGACATCATCATCAAAGCCGCTCCGACGGCGCATTACGGAACGGTGCTCACCGTGATGGATGCCGCCAAGAATGCCGGCTTCAACCAGTTCGGTCTTGCGAACAGATTCCCGGGGCAGGCGGGCTCTAGCGACACATCAGGTTCTTCTCCATAG
- a CDS encoding MotA/TolQ/ExbB proton channel family protein — translation MQLFQAFFDFLNTGGVTMYVLLLLSIVSLGIVFERLFFFSRQHSDPTSLLREIGERVARDDMNGAISVCDRHRGMLPKILQFGLYRHEKSRADISDALSIGLLEQLNALEANLSIIGTVAVIAPFVGLFGTVLGIIRAFNDIALKGNSTPAVVAAGVSLALLTTAAGLAVAVIAVIFFNYFKSRIKSYNQEMIVAANKLAEMLHFHNTGSPIPTELYTPRSAGRGGAPSPAPRPSGPPTGS, via the coding sequence ATGCAGTTATTTCAGGCCTTCTTCGACTTCCTCAACACCGGCGGCGTCACGATGTACGTGCTGCTGCTCCTGTCCATCGTCTCGTTGGGCATCGTGTTCGAGCGGCTGTTCTTTTTCTCAAGGCAGCATTCGGATCCGACGTCTTTGCTCAGGGAGATCGGTGAGCGAGTCGCGCGTGACGACATGAATGGCGCCATCTCCGTGTGCGATCGACACCGCGGCATGTTGCCCAAGATTTTGCAATTCGGGTTGTATCGGCACGAGAAGAGCCGCGCAGATATCTCCGACGCCCTATCGATCGGGTTGCTCGAGCAGTTGAACGCACTGGAGGCTAATCTGTCGATCATCGGCACGGTGGCGGTCATCGCGCCCTTCGTCGGCCTGTTCGGAACCGTGCTCGGCATCATCCGGGCGTTCAACGACATCGCGCTCAAAGGCAACTCGACGCCAGCCGTCGTGGCGGCGGGTGTTTCCTTGGCCTTGCTGACGACCGCCGCGGGCCTGGCGGTCGCGGTCATCGCCGTGATCTTCTTCAACTACTTCAAGTCGCGCATCAAGTCGTACAATCAGGAGATGATCGTCGCAGCGAACAAGCTTGCCGAAATGCTGCACTTCCACAACACAGGGTCGCCCATTCCGACCGAGCTGTACACGCCGCGATCCGCGGGGCGCGGGGGCGCACCGTCACCGGCGCCAAGGCCATCGGGACCTCCGACAGGATCGTAA
- a CDS encoding prepilin-type N-terminal cleavage/methylation domain-containing protein, whose protein sequence is MRWLSSRGYTLVEVLVAMMVLLVLIFAVGDAIAHAVRMESVDAGRAAGVRSFSELTARLSEEARSSTAVFLPSVDVLGGSNDAESGGAHEIDFYRRLSAGGDAYVAYCFDSHAGTVTRYEYSRAAGVPAIVHADVVASGIAALAAQRTTTSGLADVVGGGSVSRVSVMYGAQDVIGGNDIVSVSLRSQAIGGAPGRSITLHLAPRIAPTSLAVLVPAQPLPPPPVGVRTIPFVINIIHGSLIHPPHGPWHFADPGVQLPDGGASTIHFGSVAGVAQWIGPGEELDWLALASDFATLSSGTYTYANGSGGQVTVAISCGQTECPRFVPLPVSGSSPPPLGSIAFDDAP, encoded by the coding sequence ATGCGCTGGTTGTCCTCTCGCGGCTACACGCTGGTCGAAGTCCTCGTCGCGATGATGGTTTTGCTCGTCCTTATCTTCGCCGTGGGCGACGCGATCGCGCATGCCGTCCGCATGGAGTCGGTAGACGCCGGTCGTGCTGCCGGTGTGCGTTCGTTTTCCGAGTTGACCGCGCGCTTATCGGAAGAAGCGCGCAGTTCGACGGCCGTATTCCTACCGAGTGTGGACGTGCTCGGCGGATCGAACGACGCCGAGAGTGGTGGGGCGCACGAAATCGATTTCTACCGCCGGCTCTCCGCGGGCGGTGACGCCTACGTCGCCTACTGTTTCGACAGCCACGCCGGAACGGTAACGCGTTACGAGTATTCGCGCGCCGCGGGCGTGCCGGCCATCGTTCACGCCGACGTCGTGGCCTCAGGCATTGCCGCTCTTGCCGCTCAGCGCACTACGACCAGCGGTCTCGCGGACGTGGTCGGCGGCGGGAGCGTTTCACGGGTTTCTGTCATGTACGGCGCGCAGGATGTGATCGGGGGCAACGACATCGTGTCGGTGTCGCTGCGAAGCCAAGCTATCGGCGGTGCACCCGGTCGCAGTATCACGCTGCACCTTGCGCCGCGCATCGCGCCGACGTCGTTGGCGGTACTCGTACCCGCTCAGCCGCTGCCGCCGCCGCCGGTCGGCGTGCGGACCATCCCGTTCGTCATCAACATAATACACGGATCGCTTATTCATCCGCCGCATGGGCCCTGGCATTTCGCCGATCCGGGAGTTCAGCTTCCGGATGGGGGCGCAAGTACTATTCATTTTGGCTCAGTGGCGGGTGTAGCGCAATGGATAGGACCTGGCGAAGAGTTGGATTGGCTTGCCCTCGCAAGCGATTTCGCAACGCTTTCAAGCGGAACGTACACATACGCAAACGGCTCCGGCGGGCAGGTCACCGTTGCCATCTCCTGTGGGCAAACTGAATGTCCCAGATTCGTCCCTCTGCCCGTTTCCGGCTCATCACCGCCCCCTTTGGGAAGCATCGCTTTTGACGATGCTCCCTGA
- the aroH gene encoding chorismate mutase translates to MTVRGIRGAITAPDSTPKDIVSATEKLLVAMVGANRVEPADIAAVFFTTTADLHHEFPAAAARQLGWTKVPLLCGREVDVPGRLRACIRVLILLNTEASQADIKHVYLDGATVLRPDLSGEDDPQTAGTTF, encoded by the coding sequence ATGACCGTCCGAGGCATCCGCGGCGCGATCACCGCGCCCGACAGCACGCCCAAAGACATCGTTTCGGCTACTGAAAAGCTGCTCGTGGCCATGGTCGGTGCCAACCGCGTTGAACCCGCGGACATCGCCGCGGTGTTCTTCACCACCACTGCCGATCTCCATCACGAGTTTCCCGCGGCCGCTGCGCGACAGCTCGGCTGGACCAAAGTGCCGCTGTTATGCGGCCGAGAAGTGGACGTGCCGGGAAGACTAAGAGCCTGCATCCGGGTTTTGATCCTGCTCAACACAGAGGCAAGCCAAGCCGACATCAAACACGTCTATCTTGACGGTGCTACCGTATTGCGGCCCGATCTTTCAGGCGAGGACGATCCGCAGACCGCCGGCACGACGTTCTAA
- a CDS encoding DNA-3-methyladenine glycosylase yields the protein MFSHHHATMAPGQAPNKRARKTTAALFKGHTIDVARRLIGATLERRIPRGEPDAGTLVRGRIVETEAYLPLVDPSCHAYRGRTKRNAVMFGDPGRAYVYFIYGSHYCLNVTTERPGTGAAVLIRAVEPIAGVAAMRRRRLAGVPDHRLASGPGNLCRAFSIDRRCDGKDLRSGEMRIIAASKQRPIVKAAKRVGLSVAQDWPLRFYDAGSRSVSKTPAP from the coding sequence ATGTTCTCCCATCATCACGCAACGATGGCACCCGGTCAAGCCCCAAACAAACGTGCCCGGAAGACGACCGCAGCTCTTTTCAAAGGCCACACTATAGATGTAGCGCGGCGACTCATCGGAGCGACGCTCGAGCGCCGCATTCCGCGCGGCGAGCCCGATGCGGGCACCCTGGTGCGCGGTCGAATCGTGGAGACCGAAGCGTATCTGCCGCTGGTCGACCCCTCATGCCACGCCTACCGCGGTCGCACCAAACGCAACGCGGTCATGTTCGGCGATCCGGGCCGCGCCTATGTCTACTTCATATATGGTAGCCACTATTGCCTCAACGTGACCACGGAACGCCCGGGCACCGGCGCCGCGGTCCTCATCCGCGCGGTAGAACCGATTGCCGGCGTTGCGGCAATGCGCCGCCGCCGCCTCGCGGGCGTGCCAGACCATAGACTTGCAAGCGGCCCCGGCAATCTGTGCCGCGCTTTTTCCATCGATCGGCGCTGCGACGGCAAGGACCTGCGCTCCGGAGAGATGCGTATCATCGCTGCATCGAAGCAACGCCCAATCGTCAAAGCGGCCAAGCGCGTTGGTCTATCGGTCGCACAGGACTGGCCGCTGCGCTTCTACGATGCAGGCAGCCGTAGCGTATCCAAAACACCCGCTCCGTAA
- a CDS encoding pseudouridine synthase produces the protein MRLNKYLADVGVASRRGADVFIRAGAVSVNGKRASLGADVDPAADDIRLHGKRVVATAETHVTIALHKPAGVVTTMRDERGRPSVASLMPPGRRLFPIGRLDAATTGLLLCTSDGELARVLMHPKFAVEREYEVEVGGEPGAAAVEKLGARKVRGNPNGTFCFSMTLRSGKNREIRRACAQAGLRVTALKRTRYGPVRLGRLRAGDHRALDSAEIQALQALLTAHRNRG, from the coding sequence TTGCGACTCAACAAATACCTGGCCGATGTCGGCGTCGCGTCTCGGCGCGGCGCCGACGTTTTTATAAGAGCCGGTGCCGTGTCGGTGAACGGCAAGCGCGCGTCGCTTGGAGCAGACGTGGACCCCGCCGCCGACGACATCAGGCTGCACGGCAAACGCGTCGTCGCCACCGCGGAGACGCACGTCACGATCGCGCTGCACAAACCCGCCGGCGTCGTCACCACGATGCGCGACGAACGGGGACGCCCGTCGGTCGCCTCACTCATGCCGCCGGGGCGGCGTCTCTTCCCGATCGGACGCCTCGATGCAGCGACCACGGGCTTGCTGCTGTGCACGTCCGACGGCGAACTCGCGCGCGTCTTGATGCATCCGAAGTTCGCGGTCGAGCGCGAGTATGAAGTGGAAGTGGGCGGCGAACCCGGTGCCGCCGCGGTCGAGAAACTCGGTGCGCGCAAAGTGCGCGGCAATCCGAACGGCACGTTTTGTTTTTCCATGACGTTGCGCAGCGGCAAGAATCGCGAGATCCGTCGAGCGTGCGCGCAAGCCGGCCTGCGCGTCACCGCGTTGAAGCGCACGCGCTACGGGCCGGTGCGTCTTGGCCGGCTTCGCGCAGGCGATCATCGCGCGCTTGATTCAGCAGAAATTCAGGCCCTGCAGGCGCTGCTCACGGCGCACCGGAACCGGGGCTGA
- a CDS encoding TonB family protein — translation MSTTPIVPRPGRTTPALFTKREWYSLVYLTIGFIILSAVMHFFFGAVSERFFPKFKEEATPPPQKVVVQTLIKPPPSPTPTPKATPTPPPTPTPPPLKNTPPPPKLKLNVVKTKSQGGTGPAEISYTPPPKGSENGIPLGVATTAPTFAPTSAPKGPTNITDAELLHRVIPDYPEIAKEQGIQGTAIVEVTISPSGGVLSVKIHQSSGNALLDNAAMRAARDSSYKPPSETRDYLIEYRFTLGD, via the coding sequence GTGTCCACGACACCTATAGTTCCGCGTCCGGGACGCACTACGCCCGCGCTCTTCACGAAGCGCGAATGGTACTCACTGGTCTATCTCACGATTGGTTTCATCATCTTGTCAGCCGTCATGCACTTCTTCTTTGGAGCGGTGAGCGAGCGCTTTTTCCCGAAGTTCAAAGAAGAGGCGACGCCACCGCCGCAAAAAGTCGTGGTGCAGACGCTGATCAAGCCGCCGCCGTCGCCGACGCCGACGCCGAAAGCCACGCCGACCCCGCCACCGACCCCGACGCCGCCGCCGTTGAAAAACACGCCGCCGCCGCCGAAACTCAAGCTCAACGTCGTCAAGACGAAGAGCCAGGGTGGCACCGGACCAGCTGAGATCTCGTACACGCCGCCGCCGAAGGGCAGCGAGAACGGTATCCCGCTAGGCGTCGCCACCACCGCGCCGACATTCGCGCCGACGTCTGCGCCGAAGGGACCCACCAACATCACGGATGCAGAGCTGCTTCACCGCGTGATTCCGGATTATCCGGAGATCGCGAAGGAGCAGGGCATCCAAGGCACGGCAATCGTCGAGGTCACGATTTCGCCGAGCGGAGGGGTTCTCTCGGTGAAGATCCATCAAAGCTCGGGGAACGCGCTGCTGGACAACGCGGCGATGAGGGCGGCTCGCGACAGCTCGTACAAACCGCCCTCGGAGACGCGCGACTATCTCATCGAGTACCGGTTCACTCTCGGCGACTAA
- a CDS encoding TonB family protein — translation MQYLHRSIAAALVAVAASIVTYAGSAPARADSYVAPKFKNQVLPEYPDQARTANEIGEVRAKVLVTLDGKPKTVAVFKSSGHKDLDDAVVAALKKSTYVPAKSNGRAIVAFYDLTYKFTLQGVALNEGSTGDLGKKLAANPGDTATRLAYGTILINTKKFAEAEDVFNKGVQLSPNNAKMWSRLAVAYYNDGVTNKADAKFKPSAEAFDKALALDPKVESANTAPAAYGRYAYTLLQVRDFKGATPYAQKASSLDPKEIQYKIELGEAQQGSGDSKTALATFKTAQAMDDKKVANITARILTDIGLTELDLGQESDGIAAINEAERVAPASPDPYQALASYYIRKGKLDAAITPLSQLAQLQPKNANIQADLGDIYVAKRQLDLAKAAYAKALAIDPRNATALLGSAQIAAAQGDFAGADASLQQAIAADPKSTAAFNATIATVLLNQPASRLDYVSPALKYATAAVNADQNFANGWYDQGVALARQNKKDQANLAFHKAFDLFKAQNNQDGMRAVNDRFKELNGQNISGYDPGRSERTNQAGGQNM, via the coding sequence ATGCAATACCTGCATCGGAGCATCGCGGCCGCGCTCGTCGCAGTCGCCGCAAGCATCGTGACGTACGCCGGCAGTGCCCCCGCGCGCGCCGACTCGTACGTCGCTCCCAAATTCAAGAATCAGGTCCTGCCGGAATACCCGGATCAGGCGCGCACCGCGAACGAGATCGGCGAAGTACGCGCCAAGGTGCTCGTAACCCTGGATGGCAAGCCGAAGACCGTGGCCGTCTTCAAATCGTCCGGACACAAAGATCTAGACGATGCCGTCGTCGCCGCTCTCAAGAAATCGACGTACGTTCCCGCGAAGAGCAACGGCAGGGCGATCGTAGCGTTCTACGATCTCACCTACAAGTTCACGCTGCAAGGCGTCGCGCTCAACGAAGGCAGCACGGGCGACCTGGGCAAGAAACTCGCGGCGAACCCCGGCGACACCGCGACGCGGCTCGCCTACGGCACGATCCTCATCAACACCAAGAAGTTCGCGGAAGCCGAGGATGTGTTCAATAAGGGCGTCCAGCTATCGCCGAACAACGCGAAGATGTGGAGCCGCTTGGCTGTCGCCTACTACAACGACGGCGTTACCAACAAGGCCGACGCCAAGTTCAAGCCCTCGGCCGAAGCCTTCGATAAGGCGCTCGCGCTCGATCCCAAGGTCGAGTCCGCCAACACCGCGCCCGCAGCCTACGGGCGGTACGCCTACACGCTGCTTCAAGTCCGCGACTTCAAAGGCGCCACGCCTTACGCGCAAAAGGCGAGCAGCCTAGATCCTAAAGAGATCCAATACAAGATAGAGCTGGGTGAAGCACAGCAGGGTTCCGGCGACAGCAAAACAGCACTGGCGACATTCAAGACCGCGCAAGCCATGGACGACAAGAAAGTCGCCAACATCACCGCGCGCATCCTCACCGACATCGGCTTGACGGAACTCGACCTCGGGCAAGAAAGCGACGGCATCGCCGCGATCAACGAGGCCGAACGAGTCGCACCCGCCAGCCCTGACCCCTATCAGGCCCTAGCCTCATACTACATCCGCAAGGGCAAGTTGGACGCGGCCATAACCCCGCTGTCGCAGTTGGCGCAACTGCAGCCCAAGAATGCGAATATCCAAGCCGATCTCGGCGATATCTACGTGGCGAAGCGGCAGCTCGACCTTGCCAAAGCGGCCTACGCCAAAGCCCTCGCAATAGACCCAAGGAACGCCACCGCACTGCTCGGCTCCGCCCAAATCGCCGCCGCGCAGGGCGACTTCGCGGGGGCCGACGCGTCGCTGCAGCAAGCCATCGCCGCCGATCCCAAGAGCACGGCCGCTTTTAACGCGACGATTGCCACCGTGCTGCTGAATCAGCCGGCCAGCCGGCTCGACTACGTCTCCCCAGCGCTGAAATACGCGACCGCGGCGGTGAACGCCGACCAAAACTTCGCGAACGGATGGTACGATCAAGGCGTCGCGCTCGCCCGGCAGAACAAAAAGGACCAGGCGAACCTGGCTTTTCATAAAGCCTTCGATCTTTTCAAGGCGCAGAACAACCAAGACGGCATGCGCGCCGTGAATGATCGATTTAAGGAACTTAATGGTCAGAACATTTCAGGTTACGACCCCGGCCGCAGCGAGAGAACTAATCAAGCCGGCGGTCAAAACATGTAG
- the rho gene encoding transcription termination factor Rho, giving the protein MRPYQERIEPPQPKTYETKDGTVMNILNIKELEEKTRTELIELAKTLEIPDLQRIKKQDLVFPILEAQAKAAGLNFATGVLEILPEGYGFLRRENMRPGPHDVYISQSQVRRFELRTGDQIAGLIRDPKDNEKYHGILKVEAVNGQDPEAIRGRAVFDKLVPVYPDQRLKMETSSLEMSGRVFDLLCPIGKGQRGLIVSPPKAGKTTMLKKIANAIAANHPEVDLFALLVDERPEEVTDMRRSIEGEVVSSTFDEHPDNHTAVAELTLERCKRLVELGHDVVILLDSITRLARAWNQVMPTTGRTLSGGLDTSALHKPKRFFGAARNIENGGSLTIIATALIETGSKMDDVIFEEFKGTGNMEINLVRKLADSRIFPAVDIKRSGTRHEELLLSEIELRKIVMLRRATAVLGTQEMTELILERFRRTDSNEEFLKSVTKEAMSIAGDSDR; this is encoded by the coding sequence ATGCGCCCGTATCAAGAACGCATCGAACCGCCGCAGCCGAAGACGTACGAGACCAAAGACGGCACGGTCATGAACATCCTGAACATCAAAGAGCTGGAAGAAAAAACGCGCACCGAACTCATCGAGCTCGCAAAAACGCTTGAAATCCCCGACCTGCAACGCATCAAGAAACAAGATCTTGTTTTCCCGATCCTCGAAGCGCAAGCAAAAGCCGCCGGTCTGAACTTTGCGACCGGTGTGCTCGAGATATTGCCCGAGGGTTATGGTTTTCTGCGGCGTGAGAACATGCGGCCCGGCCCGCACGATGTCTACATCTCGCAATCGCAGGTCCGGCGCTTCGAACTGCGCACCGGCGATCAAATCGCGGGGCTGATCCGCGATCCCAAAGACAACGAGAAGTATCACGGCATCCTCAAAGTAGAAGCGGTCAACGGCCAAGACCCGGAGGCGATCCGCGGCCGCGCGGTATTCGACAAACTCGTCCCGGTCTATCCCGACCAGCGCCTAAAAATGGAGACCTCGTCGCTCGAGATGAGCGGCCGCGTTTTCGATCTGCTTTGTCCGATCGGCAAGGGCCAGCGCGGTCTCATCGTGTCGCCGCCCAAAGCCGGCAAGACCACGATGTTGAAGAAGATCGCCAACGCCATCGCAGCCAATCATCCGGAAGTGGATCTCTTCGCGCTGCTCGTCGACGAGCGCCCCGAAGAAGTCACCGATATGCGCCGCTCGATCGAGGGCGAAGTCGTCTCGTCGACCTTTGACGAGCACCCGGACAACCACACGGCGGTCGCCGAGCTCACCCTTGAGCGCTGCAAGCGACTCGTGGAACTCGGTCACGACGTCGTCATCTTGCTCGACTCCATCACGCGCCTCGCGCGCGCCTGGAACCAAGTCATGCCGACGACCGGGCGAACGCTCTCGGGCGGCCTCGACACGAGCGCGCTGCACAAACCCAAGCGCTTCTTCGGCGCAGCGCGCAATATCGAGAACGGCGGCAGTCTGACGATCATCGCCACGGCGCTGATCGAGACGGGCTCGAAGATGGACGACGTCATTTTCGAAGAGTTCAAAGGCACCGGCAACATGGAGATCAACCTGGTGCGCAAGCTTGCCGACAGCCGCATATTCCCGGCGGTCGACATCAAGCGTTCCGGCACGCGTCACGAAGAACTGCTGCTCAGCGAGATCGAGCTGCGCAAGATCGTGATGCTGCGCCGCGCCACGGCCGTGCTCGGCACGCAGGAGATGACCGAGTTGATCCTCGAGCGCTTCCGGCGCACCGACAGCAACGAAGAGTTCCTGAAGTCGGTCACCAAGGAAGCCATGTCCATCGCCGGAGACAGCGACCGCTAA
- a CDS encoding biopolymer transporter ExbD → MGLTQAAQETEVMAEINITPFCDVLLVLLIIFMILAALAAPPGFQKELPKKNDQPQKIQQSQLKHQITVEVNATNRIFIDGKVVPISNLYPAMSDAVAFHKAHAAQGFLTHISLIADAAASYNTIIKILDAARQAGDDDVGFVTQ, encoded by the coding sequence ATGGGTCTGACACAAGCAGCGCAAGAAACTGAGGTGATGGCGGAGATCAACATCACGCCGTTTTGCGACGTGCTGCTGGTCTTGCTCATCATCTTCATGATTCTCGCGGCGCTCGCAGCACCACCCGGTTTCCAAAAAGAGCTGCCGAAGAAGAACGACCAGCCGCAGAAGATCCAGCAAAGCCAGTTGAAGCATCAGATCACCGTGGAGGTCAACGCGACCAACCGAATCTTCATCGATGGGAAGGTGGTCCCGATCTCCAACCTCTACCCCGCGATGTCCGATGCGGTGGCTTTTCACAAGGCGCACGCAGCGCAAGGCTTCCTGACCCATATCTCGCTGATCGCCGATGCGGCGGCTAGCTATAACACCATTATCAAGATTCTCGACGCTGCACGCCAGGCGGGCGACGACGACGTCGGTTTCGTCACGCAGTAA
- the aroF gene encoding 3-deoxy-7-phosphoheptulonate synthase, which translates to MIIVIKQGATPEQTQAVVDKVTAMGYGVNVSKGAERLIIGVLGVRENKDMLAAQLASLPQVERVMPVSKSFKLVSREGAPGDTIIRLKGGVEIGGTAVHVMAGPCTVEGRDMMLETAAWVKKCGATLLRGGAYKPSTSPYSFQGMGKEGLEILAAARERTGLPVITEVMDPRDVPQVEEYADILQIGARNMQNFNLLKEVAKARKPIMLKRGLSATIEEWLLAAEYIYAGGNHDVILCERGIRTFETATRNTLDLSAVPLVKQLTHLPIIVDPSHATGKWDLVAPMARAGLAAGADGLIIEVHPNPSEALKDGFESLTFDNFAALMEGLRPIARAVGRPLASDAAALA; encoded by the coding sequence TTGATCATCGTCATCAAGCAGGGAGCCACCCCAGAGCAGACCCAGGCGGTCGTCGACAAAGTCACCGCGATGGGATACGGCGTCAACGTCTCCAAGGGCGCGGAGCGGCTCATCATCGGCGTGCTCGGCGTGCGCGAGAACAAGGACATGCTCGCCGCGCAACTGGCCAGCCTGCCGCAGGTCGAGCGGGTCATGCCGGTCAGCAAGTCCTTCAAACTGGTCAGCCGAGAAGGCGCGCCCGGCGACACGATCATCCGGCTCAAGGGCGGTGTCGAGATCGGCGGCACAGCCGTGCATGTGATGGCCGGGCCGTGCACCGTTGAAGGTCGCGATATGATGCTCGAAACCGCGGCGTGGGTGAAGAAGTGCGGCGCGACGCTGTTGCGCGGTGGCGCCTACAAGCCCAGCACGTCGCCGTATTCATTCCAAGGCATGGGCAAGGAGGGTCTAGAGATCCTCGCGGCAGCGCGCGAGCGGACCGGACTACCCGTGATCACCGAGGTCATGGATCCACGCGACGTGCCACAGGTGGAGGAATACGCGGATATCCTCCAGATCGGCGCGCGCAACATGCAGAACTTCAATCTATTGAAGGAAGTCGCCAAAGCGCGCAAGCCGATCATGCTCAAGCGCGGTCTGTCGGCGACCATCGAAGAGTGGCTGCTCGCCGCGGAGTATATCTATGCCGGCGGCAATCACGACGTGATCCTGTGCGAACGCGGCATCCGCACCTTTGAAACGGCGACGCGCAATACGCTTGACCTGAGCGCCGTGCCGCTGGTGAAGCAGCTCACGCACTTGCCCATCATCGTGGACCCGAGCCACGCCACCGGCAAATGGGATCTCGTCGCGCCGATGGCACGCGCCGGGCTGGCCGCCGGGGCTGACGGATTGATCATCGAAGTCCATCCCAACCCATCCGAGGCGCTCAAGGATGGATTCGAGTCGCTGACGTTTGACAACTTCGCTGCGCTGATGGAGGGACTCAGGCCGATCGCGCGCGCCGTGGGCCGGCCGCTGGCATCGGACGCAGCCGCCCTCGCGTGA